One genomic window of Arvicola amphibius chromosome 4, mArvAmp1.2, whole genome shotgun sequence includes the following:
- the LOC119813624 gene encoding lysozyme C-1-like, which translates to MRALLNVGLLLFFVTVQAKVYELCEFARIMNRNGMEGYRGFSLENWVCMAQHVSKFNSKYETHNYRKNISSYGIFQINSQYWCDDGKTPGTSNGCGIPCSVLVQDDITEAIKCAKIIVKSPQAIRAWNPWRTHCENQDLTKYLQKCKL; encoded by the exons ATGAGGGCTCTCCTTAACGTGGGGTTGCTCTTGTTTTTCGTCACTGTCCAGGCTAAGGTCtatgaactctgtgagtttgccAGAATTATGAACAGAAATGGAATGGAGGGCTACAGGGGATTCAGCCTGGAAAACT gggTGTGTATGGCCCAGCATGTGAGTAAGTTTAATTCAAAGTATGAAACCCACAACTATCGGAAAAACATCAGCAGCTATGGGATATTTCAAATCAATAGCCAATATTGGTGTGATGATGGCAAAACCCCAGGAACATCGAATGGCTGTGGGATACCATGTAGCG TTTTGGTCCAGGATGACATCACTGAAGCCATAAAATGTGCAAAGATTATTGTGAAATCACCACAAGCCATTAGAGCATG GAATCCATGGAGAACTCACTGTGAAAACCAAGATCTCACCAAGTATCTTCAGAAATGCAAACTGTAA